One part of the Streptomyces lydicus genome encodes these proteins:
- a CDS encoding PaaI family thioesterase — protein sequence MGEHSTTKFPQEILDQWAGPGLDLPALFSAGHLGERMSVQVTEAAPERVVGTMPVEGNTQPYGLLHGGASAVLAETLGSVGAMLHGGPTKLAVGVDLNCTHHRGIRSGLVTGVATPVHRGRSTATYEIVITDEQGKRVCTARLTCMLRDVDADAYRA from the coding sequence ATGGGTGAGCACAGCACCACGAAGTTTCCGCAGGAGATCCTCGACCAGTGGGCCGGTCCCGGCCTGGACCTGCCCGCGCTCTTCTCCGCCGGGCACCTCGGCGAGCGGATGAGTGTGCAGGTCACCGAGGCCGCGCCCGAGCGGGTCGTCGGCACCATGCCCGTCGAGGGCAACACCCAGCCCTACGGACTGCTGCACGGCGGTGCCTCCGCCGTGCTGGCCGAGACCCTCGGTTCGGTCGGCGCCATGCTGCACGGTGGCCCCACCAAGCTCGCCGTGGGCGTCGACCTGAACTGCACCCACCACCGCGGCATCCGGTCGGGTCTGGTCACCGGTGTCGCCACGCCCGTGCACCGGGGCCGCTCCACCGCCACGTACGAGATCGTCATCACCGACGAACAGGGCAAGCGGGTCTGCACCGCGCGTCTGACCTGCATGCTGCGTGACGTCGACGCGGACGCGTACCGCGCCTGA
- a CDS encoding FdhF/YdeP family oxidoreductase: protein MAGKPPASDPIQDAPQVSEPQHSAVGLPAITHALRIAQQQMGVRRTALTLLRVNQRDGFDCPGCAWPEPDKPHTAEFCENGAKAVAEEATLRRVTPDFFAAHSVADLATRSGYWLGQQGRLTHPMYLAEGADHYVPVPWERAFDIIGEELTALDSPDEAVFYTSGRTSNEAAFLYQLFAREFGTNNLPDCSNMCHESSGSALTETLGVGKGSVLLEDLYKADLIIVAGQNPGTNHPRMLTALEKAKAGGTKIISINPLPEAGLERFKNPQTPRGLAGGGTALTDLFLQVRLGGDQALFRALNRMILATEGAVDEEFVRAHTHGFEEFARVARADDDWDETLAATGLTRAEIDSALEMVLASRRTIVCWAMGLTQHKHSVPTIREVVNFLLLRGNIGRPGAGVCPVRGHSNVQGDRTMGIFERPAPAFLDALEKEFGFAPPREHGLDVVRAIRALRDGQAKVFFAMGGNFVSATPDTDVTEAAMRRARLTVHVSTKLNRSHAVTGARALILPTLGRTERDVRGGGEQFVTVEDSMGMVHASRGRLEPASGGLLSEPAIVARLARRVLGARSRTPWEEFEEDYATIRDRIARVIPGFEDFNARVARPGGFALPHAPRDSRSFPTATGKANFTAAPVEYPAVPEGRLLLQTLRSHDQYNTTVYGLDDRYRGIKNGRRVVLVHPDDARERGFADGAYTDLVSEWTDGSERRAAGFRVVHYPTARGCAAAYYPETNVLIPLDHTADTSNTPASKSVVVRLESPGQD from the coding sequence ATGGCAGGCAAGCCGCCCGCGTCGGACCCCATCCAGGACGCGCCCCAGGTCAGCGAACCCCAGCACTCCGCCGTCGGGCTGCCGGCCATCACCCACGCGCTGCGCATCGCGCAGCAGCAGATGGGGGTGCGCCGTACGGCCCTGACCCTGCTGCGCGTCAACCAGCGGGACGGCTTCGACTGCCCCGGCTGCGCCTGGCCCGAGCCCGACAAGCCGCACACCGCGGAGTTCTGCGAGAACGGCGCGAAGGCCGTCGCGGAGGAGGCGACGCTGCGGCGCGTCACCCCGGACTTCTTCGCCGCGCACTCCGTCGCCGACCTCGCCACCCGCAGCGGTTACTGGCTCGGACAGCAGGGCCGGCTGACCCACCCGATGTATCTGGCGGAGGGCGCCGACCACTACGTGCCCGTCCCGTGGGAGCGGGCCTTCGACATCATCGGCGAGGAGCTGACCGCCCTCGACTCCCCCGACGAGGCCGTTTTCTACACCTCCGGGCGCACCAGCAACGAGGCCGCTTTCCTCTACCAGTTGTTCGCCCGCGAGTTCGGCACCAACAACCTGCCGGACTGCTCCAACATGTGCCACGAGTCGTCGGGTTCCGCCCTGACGGAGACCCTCGGTGTCGGCAAGGGCAGCGTCCTGCTGGAGGACCTCTACAAGGCCGACCTGATCATCGTCGCCGGGCAGAATCCGGGTACCAACCATCCCCGGATGCTCACCGCCCTGGAGAAGGCGAAGGCCGGCGGAACGAAGATCATCTCGATCAATCCGCTGCCCGAGGCCGGCCTGGAACGCTTCAAGAACCCGCAGACGCCGCGCGGTCTGGCCGGCGGCGGCACCGCCCTGACGGATCTCTTCCTGCAGGTGCGCCTCGGCGGTGACCAGGCCCTGTTCCGCGCGCTGAACCGGATGATCCTCGCCACCGAGGGCGCTGTCGACGAGGAGTTCGTCCGGGCGCACACCCACGGTTTCGAGGAGTTCGCGCGGGTGGCGCGGGCCGACGACGACTGGGACGAGACGCTCGCCGCCACCGGTCTGACCCGCGCGGAGATCGACAGTGCGCTGGAGATGGTGCTCGCCTCGCGGCGCACCATCGTGTGCTGGGCGATGGGCCTGACGCAGCACAAGCACTCCGTCCCCACCATCCGGGAAGTCGTCAACTTCCTGCTGCTGCGCGGCAACATCGGCCGCCCCGGCGCCGGCGTGTGCCCGGTGCGCGGGCACAGCAACGTCCAGGGCGACCGCACCATGGGCATCTTCGAGCGGCCCGCGCCGGCCTTCCTCGACGCGCTGGAGAAGGAGTTCGGCTTCGCGCCGCCCCGGGAGCACGGCCTCGACGTGGTCCGTGCCATCCGCGCGCTGCGCGACGGGCAGGCCAAGGTGTTCTTCGCGATGGGCGGCAACTTCGTGTCCGCCACTCCCGACACGGACGTCACCGAGGCCGCGATGCGGCGTGCCCGGCTGACCGTTCACGTCTCCACCAAGCTCAACCGCTCGCACGCGGTCACCGGCGCCCGTGCGCTGATCCTGCCGACGCTGGGCCGTACGGAACGCGATGTGCGGGGCGGCGGCGAGCAGTTCGTGACCGTCGAGGACTCCATGGGCATGGTGCACGCCTCGCGCGGCCGTCTGGAGCCGGCGAGCGGCGGGCTGTTGTCGGAGCCGGCCATCGTCGCGCGGCTGGCCCGCCGGGTGCTCGGCGCGCGGAGCCGCACCCCCTGGGAGGAGTTCGAGGAGGACTACGCGACGATCCGCGACCGGATCGCCCGGGTGATCCCCGGCTTCGAGGACTTCAACGCGAGGGTTGCCCGCCCCGGAGGGTTCGCGCTTCCGCACGCGCCCCGGGACAGCCGCAGTTTCCCCACCGCCACCGGGAAGGCCAACTTCACCGCCGCGCCCGTGGAGTACCCCGCCGTCCCCGAGGGGCGGCTGCTGCTGCAGACGCTGCGCTCCCACGACCAGTACAACACCACCGTGTACGGCCTGGACGACCGCTACCGCGGCATCAAGAACGGCCGCCGGGTGGTCCTGGTGCACCCCGACGACGCCCGCGAGCGGGGCTTCGCCGACGGGGCGTACACGGACCTGGTCAGTGAATGGACCGACGGCAGCGAGCGGCGCGCGGCAGGCTTCCGGGTGGTGCACTATCCGACGGCGCGCGGCTGCGCGGCCGCCTACTACCCCGAGACCAACGTCCTGATCCCGCTGGACCACACCGCGGACACCAGCAACACCCCGGCGTCCAAGTCCGTGGTGGTGCGCCTGGAGAGCCCCGGGCAGGACTGA
- a CDS encoding branched-chain amino acid ABC transporter substrate-binding protein: MLILTTAVTTGALTLSACGSRGDDNKSGEGKTTVVIGLDAPTTGELSALGLGIRNSAQLAVDNANKAGEVKGVTFKLEALDDKALPNVGQQNATKLAGDKDVLGIVGPLNSGVAQSMQQVSKQNNVTLISPANTTPDLTQGPDWRKNNRVRQFPTYFRTATTDEVQGAFDGQYAWEKMKAKKAYVIDDQKTYGVGLASSFKDQFGKLGGKIVGTEHVSPDDRDFKAVVSKVKSAKPDLVFYGGEYPASGPLSQQLKDGGVTVPLMGGDGMYSGDYIKLNKKAQGDYASSVGKPVEELPSAKKFIADYKAAGFKEAYEAYGGSTYDATWAVIQAVKQVVGDNDGKLPDDARKKVVDAMNKVTFDGVTGKVAFDKFGDTTNTMITAYQVDKGAWASRFSAEFKKFDKS, from the coding sequence TTGCTCATCCTCACCACCGCAGTCACCACCGGTGCCCTCACGCTCTCCGCGTGCGGCTCGCGCGGCGACGACAACAAGAGCGGCGAAGGCAAGACCACCGTCGTCATCGGCCTCGACGCCCCCACCACCGGCGAGCTCTCCGCGCTCGGCCTGGGTATCCGCAACTCCGCCCAGCTCGCCGTCGACAACGCCAACAAGGCCGGCGAGGTCAAGGGCGTCACCTTCAAACTCGAAGCGCTCGACGACAAGGCCCTGCCGAACGTCGGCCAGCAGAACGCCACCAAACTCGCCGGCGACAAGGACGTGCTCGGCATCGTCGGCCCGCTGAATTCCGGCGTCGCGCAGTCCATGCAGCAGGTCTCCAAGCAGAACAACGTCACGCTGATTTCCCCGGCGAACACCACTCCCGACCTCACCCAGGGCCCGGACTGGAGAAAGAACAACCGGGTCCGGCAATTCCCCACCTACTTCCGCACGGCCACCACCGACGAGGTGCAGGGCGCTTTCGACGGGCAGTACGCGTGGGAGAAGATGAAGGCCAAGAAGGCGTACGTCATCGACGACCAGAAAACCTACGGCGTCGGACTCGCGTCCTCCTTCAAGGACCAGTTCGGCAAGCTCGGCGGGAAGATCGTCGGCACCGAGCACGTCAGCCCCGACGACCGCGACTTCAAGGCCGTCGTCTCCAAGGTGAAGTCCGCCAAGCCCGACCTGGTCTTCTACGGCGGCGAGTACCCCGCCTCCGGGCCGCTCAGCCAGCAGCTCAAGGACGGCGGCGTCACCGTGCCCCTCATGGGCGGCGACGGCATGTACAGCGGCGACTACATCAAGCTCAACAAGAAGGCACAGGGCGACTACGCCTCCTCCGTCGGCAAGCCCGTCGAGGAACTCCCGTCCGCCAAGAAATTCATCGCCGATTACAAGGCGGCCGGATTCAAGGAGGCGTACGAGGCGTACGGCGGCTCCACCTACGACGCCACCTGGGCCGTCATCCAGGCCGTCAAGCAGGTCGTCGGTGACAACGACGGAAAGCTCCCCGACGACGCCCGCAAGAAGGTCGTCGACGCCATGAACAAGGTCACCTTCGACGGCGTCACCGGCAAGGTCGCCTTCGACAAGTTCGGCGACACCACCAACACCATGATCACCGCATATCAGGTCGACAAGGGCGCCTGGGCCTCCCGCTTCAGCGCCGAATTCAAGAAGTTCGACAAGAGCTGA